A part of Aspergillus oryzae RIB40 DNA, chromosome 7 genomic DNA contains:
- the slt11 gene encoding Pre-mRNA-splicing factor ECM2 (predicted RNA-binding protein (RRM superfamily)) gives MLKEDYGAECKICTRPFTIFRWKADRTARTKRTAICLTCARLKNCCQCCMLDLSFGLPIVVRDAALKMVAPGPESTINREYYAQEHEKEIEEGRGAVEAYEKTDEKARELLRRLANSEPYYRKPRQIEAPQDEESEKPSTDAPVVHSRYGNGPGPIRTTESRRGTPLPGRGRGNMRGGRGGRPFPGTAQLPPSQEDILPPADPNVTSLFVTGVEDDLPEHTLRTFFSQFGQLRSLVCSHRAHSAFINFATREGAEAAAKHCQGKAVIQGCPLRIRWGKPKPLDNMDREERMKYAREGRSSATTARASGSGNKAITAAGADLGKQEKPRSYAVAPPPGSGEVQYTSLSGD, from the exons ATGCTGAAAGAGGACTACGGCGCAGAATGCAAAATC TGCACTCGCCCGTTCACCATATTCCGCTGGAAGGCGGACCGCACGGCACGCACCAAGAGAACCGCGATCTGCTTAACCTGCGCACGTCTTAAGAATTGTTGCCAGTGCTGCATGCTCGATTTGTCATTCGGCCTGCCAATTGTCGTCCGTGATGCTGCGCTGAAGATGGTTGCCCCGGGTCCCGAAAGCACAATCAACCGTGAATACTATGCGCAGGAGcacgagaaggaaatcgaagaaggGCGCGGTGCGGTCGAAGCGTATGAGAAAACAGATGAAAAAGCGCGTGAGCTTCTCAGGAGATTAGCAAACAGCGAACCCTATTATAGAAAGCCCCGTCAAATCGAGGCTCCCCAGGATGAGGAGAGTGAGAAACCGTCGACAGACGCGCCGGTGGTACATAGCCGTTACGGCAATGGCCCAGGACCTATCCGCACGACTGAGAGCCGTAGGGGTACGCCTTTGCCTGGAAGAGGACGCGGAAATATGCGCGGTGGTCGTGGAGGCCGCCCGTTCCCCGGCACGGCTCAACTGCCGCCCTCCCAAGAAGATATTCTCCCGCCCGCGGATCCCAATGTTACGTCCCTCTTTGTCactggtgttgaggatgacCTTCCCGAGCATACTCTGCGTACCTTTTTCTCGCAGTTTGGTCAGCTGCGGTCGTTGGTCTGTTCTCATCGCGCCCATTCGGCGTTTATTAACTTTGCTACTCGCGAAGGTGCCGAGGCAGCTGCCAAGCACTGCCAGGGTAAGGCTGTCATCCAAGGTTGTCCGTTGCGGATTCGTTGGGGAAAGCCTAAGCCGTTGGATAACATGGACCGCGAAGAGCGTATGAAGTACGCGCGTGAAGGCCGCTCGTCCGCGACGACGGCGAGAGCCTCAGGCTCAGGTAACAAAGCGATTACCGCTGCTGGCGCGGATCTCGGTAAACAGGAAAAACCCCGGAGTTACGCTGTCGCTCCGCCCCCTGGTAGTGGTGAGGTTCAATATACCAGCTTGTCTGGTGATTAA
- a CDS encoding oxidase ustYa family protein (predicted protein) has translation MSHCQLKETARTSIDGKGGFCKGDSERDSERGLLTDSLPAESGNYWSCSGTESKRPHCLSLWIICLNILIFSASIVFLLSPLSSRACLSHLSDQDKWKATSYYAPILERFDIPRVVLTTNGSLYDSEPPSIMRIPQGDEADAEWSRISSGVFPILISAEEVRKLGKDPALAVRVPDEFGYGPDAYLAQTEVFHLLHCLDMLRKEISYEHYYYPEFGNNPDAQHTAHITHCIDILAQYLKCQGSTDVILFNWVGGWDQPFPDFMNKHFIAKM, from the exons ATGTCGCACTGCCAACTCAAAGAGACGGCAAGAACATCCATCGATGGGAAGGGCGGCTTTTGTAAGGGTGACAGCGAAAGAGATTCCGAGAGGGGTCTTCTAACTGACTCCCTGCCAGCGGAGTCAGGGAATTATTGGTCCTGCTCTGGTACTGAAAGCAAGAGACCTCACTGTTTGAGTCTTTGGATTATATGTTTGAACATCCTGATCTTCAGTGCCTCGATCGTATTCCTCTTATCACCACTCTCCAGCCGGGCCTGCCTCAGCCATCTCAGCGATCAGGACAAATGGAAAGCAACCTCATACTATG CTCCTATACTAGAAAGATTTGACATCCCGCGCGTCGTGCTAACGACGAACGGCTCATTGTATGACTCCGAGCCGCCCTCAATTATGCGCATCCCTCAAGGCGATGAAGCCGATGCAGAGTGGTCCAGGATAAGCTCTGGAGTCTTCCCAATCCTGATCTCGGCGGAAGAGGTCCGCAAGTTAGGCAAAGACCCGGCACTAGCAGTCCGAGTCCCCGATGAGTTTGGTTATGGGCCTGATGCATACCTTGCACAAACAGAAgttttccatctcctccactgTCTTGACATGCTGCGCAAAGAGATTTCTTACGAGCACTACTATTACCCAGAGTTCGGAAACAATCCCGATGCCCAGCACACGGCTCATATTACTCACTGTATTGATATTCTGGCTCAATATCTCAAATGCCAAGGCTCTACTGACGTGATTTTGTTCAATtgggttggaggttgggACCAACCTTTCCCAGACTTTATGAACAAACAT TTCATTGCTAAGATGTAG
- a CDS encoding uncharacterized protein (predicted protein) yields MQFKIFTVLLAIGLPLALASPIPTEEVEAIPYYPKRSGDAEAIPYYPKRSEEAEAIPYYPKRSEDAEAIPYYPKRSEEAEAIPYYPKRSEDAEANPYYPKRSEEAEAIPYYPKRSENAEAIPYYPKRSEDAEAIPFYP; encoded by the exons ATGCAGTTCAAGATTTTTACTGTGCTGCTTGCTATCGGCCTTCCACTGGCCCTGGCATCTCCAATTC CTacggaggaggttgaggccATTCCATATTACCCCAAGAGGAGTGGGGATGCCGAAGCTATTCCTTATTACCCCAAGCGCAGCGAGGAGGCAGAGGCCATTCCCTACTACCCGAAGCGTAGTGAGGACGCGGAGGCTATTCCTTACTACCCCAAGCGCAGCGAGGAGGCAGAGGCCATTCCCTACTACCCGAAGCGTAGTGAGGACGCGGAGGCTAATCCTTACTACCCCAAGCGCAGCGAGGAGGCAGAGGCCATTCCCTACTACCCGAAGCGTAGTGAGAATGCTGAAGCTATTCCTTACTACCCAAAGCGGAGCGAAGACGCCGAGGCTATTCCCTTCTATCCTTGA
- a CDS encoding uncharacterized protein (predicted protein), which produces MDFDDINLDTVDNLRQEWIKLASNSSAGICELANRYRQRDDCKLCSMHCGSFNFSFRLNWDDEGEDWLIRFPLPGKSMFLDEKVRREAVLMKYIARETKIPVPRVIAYRMGDENPTGLGPYIIMTWIDGKKMSDVLRQNDLPDKHDTLDPTINPETLKTLYGEMAEILLQLWGLDFDKIGSISEDSMTGKPVVDGRPLTRELNELIRTSGLNDCTPRRIYHTSVDYITSLLALQSMHLEQQRNSVYDSKDCREKYACRQLMKATALNFIPKEDCGPFKLFCDDLCPGNVLVDDSLRIVGVLDWEFSYAAPSQFAASIPWWLLLRRPHSLLNQYGPDAFFESFLPKATLFLEVLEEREQIRGLTGHDCRLSVRMRQSIEDKSAWFTLASHMVASVDLLYWDLLDEYCWGPRSSIAQRVRAITTSPEMHKRREDFVHLKIQQLQEYYNELGVDNNVSYEPEPPLQPIAERDPGPKV; this is translated from the coding sequence ATGGATTTCGACGATATCAACCTCGACACTGTCGACAATCTGAGACAGGAATGGATCAAGTTGGCTTCCAACTCAAGTGCTGGAATCTGCGAGCTCGCGAATCGCTATCGGCAACGAGATGACTGCAAGCTATGTTCCATGCATTGTGGGTCGTTCAACTTTAGCTTCCGTCTTAATTGGGATGATGAGGGAGAGGACTGGTTAATCCGATTTCCACTTCCTGGAAAATCCATGTTCCTGGACGAGAAGGTCCGTAGAGAGGCGGTCTTGATGAAATACATCGCCAGAGAAACCAAGATTCCTGTGCCGCGCGTCATCGCTTATAGAATGGGAGATGAGAACCCAACCGGCTTGGGCCCCTATATTATAATGACCTGGATTGACGGCAAGAAGATGTCAGATGTTTTAAGACAAAACGATCTCCCTGACAAGCATGACACTCTGGATCCCACCATCAACCCCGAGACACTCAAGACGCTGTATGGAGAAATGGCGGAAATTCTGCTTCAGCTCTGGGGACTCGACTTTGACAAGATCGGCAGCATTAGTGAGGACAGCATGACTGGGAAGCCAGTTGTTGATGGGCGACCCTTGACTAGGGAGCTGAACGAGTTGATACGGACCAGTGGATTGAATGACTGTACACCGCGAAGGATTTACCATACCTCCGTCGATTACATCACTTCGCTTTTAGCCTTGCAGTCAATGCACCTAGAGCAACAGCGCAATAGTGTGTATGACTCCAAGGACTGTAGAGAGAAATATGCCTGCCGTCAGTTGATGAAAGCCACCGCCCTGAATTTCATCCCCAAGGAAGACTGCGGCCCCTTTAAGCTGTTTTGCGATGATCTGTGCCCTGGAAATGTTCTTGTAGATGACTCGCTTCGGATTGTGGGTGTTCTTGACTGGGAGTTTAGCTATGCAGCTCCTTCTCAATTTGCGGCAAGCATTCCTTGGTGGTTACTCTTGCGGCGGCCCCATTCACTTCTTAATCAATATGGTCCTGACGCTTTCTTTGAATCTTTTCTCCCGAAGGCAACTCTATTCTTAGAGGTGCTGGAGGAACGAGAGCAAATTCGGGGTTTGACTGGACATGATTGCCGCCTGTCAGTTCGGATGCGACAATCCATTGAAGACAAATCTGCATGGTTCACACTTGCATCGCATATGGTTGCTTCCGTTGATCTTCTATACTGGGATTTACTCGATGAATATTGCTGGGGACCGAGATCAAGCATAGCACAGAGAGTCCGTGCTATTACAACATCACCAGAAATGCACAAACGACGAGAGGATTTCGTTCATTTAAAAATCCAACAGCTTCAGGAATACTACAACGAACTTGGGGTGGATAATAATGTGAGCTATGAGCCAGAGCCACCTCTCCAGCCGATAGCTGAGCGTGACCCAGGTCCAAAGGTATGA
- a CDS encoding uncharacterized protein (predicted protein) codes for MLEDSREFARKTGQSPSYPASGPNKLRNLIILSSNFVTFHLLIPLPIPPSLSHHLLKHSSVDIPTHDSLRERPYRLNPTERPQRHVQIRCNEQNRTQSTNARCTSNPVSSCSDTATTQNNRTPASQDDSGITRNRDPRARRTGIFELQARGTVLEDDSEGAVVSVGAASIQGSRGSGHGVIIAETEVHVVGTVRGCKICASNDTESREY; via the exons ATGCTTGAGGACAGCAGGGAGTTTGCACG AAAGACAGGCCAGTCGCCTTCATACCCTGCCTCAGGCCCAAATAAGCTTcgcaatctcatcatcctgagTTCCAATTTCGTGaccttccatctcctcattCCCCTCCCTATACCTCCATCTCTTTCCCATCACCTCCTTAAACACTCCAGTGTCGATATCCCCACGCATGACAGTCTCAGAGAAAGGCCGTATCGGCTGAATCCCACCGAGAGGCCTCAGCGTCACGTCCAGATCAGGTGCAATGAACAAAACCGCACTCAATCGACGAACGCCCGGTGTACGTCTAACCCGGTGTCTAGCTGCAGCGATACGGCCACCACTCAAAATAACCGCACACCAGCCAGTCAGGACGACAGTGGCATCACCCGCAACAGGGACCCACGAGCCAGGCGCACTGGCATCTTCGAGCTCCAGGCCAGGGGTACCGTCTTGGAAGATGATAGTGAAGGTGCCGTAGTCAGTGTGGGCGCCGCATCCATTCAAGGATCCAGAGGCAGCGGTCACGGGGTTATAATCGCAGAGACGGAAGTTCATGTTGTAGGTACTGTGCGCGGGTGTAAAATCTGCGCCAGCAATGATACTGAGAGTCGAGAGTATTGA
- a CDS encoding LYR motif-containing protein (predicted protein) codes for MTAPALSARGAYRQILRATRIAFHEDTRVLLAARQEARRQFDEHKRVGIDTPMQINHAIEVASILKHNIVQGVKPEGDEAAKWELRIHDDIERGDNDSIKHAGKDIKIHKACSA; via the exons ATGACTGCTCCAGCCCTGTCAGCACGCGGCGCCTACCGTCAGATTCTCCGCGCTACCCGCATTGCCTTCCATG AGGACACTCGTGTACTCCTCGCCGCTCGTCAAGAGGCACGCCGTCAATTCGACGAACATAAGCGCGTAGGCATCGATACACCCATGCAGATCAACCATGCCATCGAAGTGGCAAGCATCTTGAAGCACAACATTGTGCAAGGAGTCAAACCTGAGGGCGATGAAGCCGCAAAGTGGG AACTTCGCATTCACGATGATATCGAGCGTGGTGACAATGATTCGATTAAGCATGCGGGCAAGGACATCAAGATTCACAAGGCTTGTTCGGCATAA
- a CDS encoding uncharacterized protein (predicted protein), with the protein MSCWFGTGKLTPKKTIRLILRSSAEMSSNLQNNTQANQEAALQNLEGTDSKPKTIKPEDRAALNEALTDQATMMLLSTAGRSSQQERERKRADAEARSRANGGL; encoded by the exons ATGTCCTGCTGGTTCGGAACAGGCAAACT gacaccaaagaagactATCAGGCTGATCCTTCGATCCTCCGCCGAGATGAGCTCCAATCTACAGAACAATACCCAGGCAAATCAGGAGGCGGCACTCCAAAATCTCGAAGGAACCGACAGCAAACCGAAAACTATTAAACCTGAGGATCGCGCTGCCTTGAATGAAGCGTTGACGGACCAAGCCACCATGATGCTGCTATCAACGGCCGGACGCTCATCGCAGCAAGAACGTGAGCGAAAGAGAGCAGATGCGGAGGCTCGATCAAGAGCAAACGGGGGATTGTGA
- a CDS encoding uncharacterized protein (DNA-binding centromere protein B (CENP-B)), producing the protein MQRRPISNSQKLALRSQHALKPYLTQLQLCQWFEAEYQQPIAESSVSRILSSRYDSLDGASSHQLRAKRRRAESWPELERALYEWIRRVQDQESLSQHLILQKARTFWERLYPGQAMPQFSNGWMRGFQSHWDINKSNLQGKSASHSDDGTVEMIGIRQLLNQYAPRDIFACDETALLWKRIPESGLAAAGHTPTGTNGNDRLTTCFCCNSDASERLPLWFVGTAKRPQAFSAAGINIENLGCHWRFNTRAWMTSTIFTEWLLWFDQRMTGRKVVLLMDGLSAHKFAFEEKSYWKCKWASYLVHEHDRGWDPISTMTILHAIRWAISIWEIDLADDIFTHAFRATMSIESIERIDNRQTIMDIENLLHQLYLSGYVSEPMDTSHFIDPVEEKVDDSTLHLDDSILCHFENASELQESASTAIQPLSLVSVSDALEGLYKLRLYEEQQVIANMDLLQVLKHHEKLLLQKQTESQLLY; encoded by the exons ATGCAGCGTCGACCTATTTCCAACAGCCAGAAGTTGGCCCTTCGGTCTCAACACGCATTGAAGCCATACTTGACCCAGCTTCAGCTCTGTCAGTGGTTTGAGGCAGAATATCAACAGCCAATAGCGGAGTCTTCTGTCTCACGAATTCTCTCCTCCCGGTATGACTCACTTGACGGAGCTTCAAGCCACCAATTGAGAGCCAAACGACGACGCGCCGAAAGCTGGCCAGAGCTTGAACGGGCCCTATACGAGTGGATACGGCGAGTACAGGACCAAGAATCTCTCTCCCAGCATCTCATCCTGCAGAAAGCTAGAACGTTCTGGGAGAGGCTCTATCCGGGCCAGGCGATGCCTCAGTTCAGTAACGGGTGGATGCGGGGGTTCCAATCTCATTGGGATATCAATAAAAGCAACTTACAAGGTAAAAGCGCAAGCCATTCTGACGATGGGACAGTCGAGATGATCGGCATTCGCCAGCTTCTCAACCAATACGCACCCCGGGATATTTTTGCTTGCGACGAGACGGCCCTTCTCTGGAAGCGCATCCCGGAAAGTGGCTTAGCTGCTGCAGGCCATACTCCTACAGGTACAAACGGAAATGACCGCCTAACGACCTGCTTCTGTTGCAATTCGGATGCTTCGGAacgtcttcctctctggtTTGTTGGGACCGCGAAACGACCTCAGGCATTCAGCGCTGCGGGCATCAATATCGAGAACCTTGGGTGTCACTGGCGGTTTAATACGAGAGCCTGGATGACTTCTACCATCTTCACGGAGTGGCTACTATGGTTTGATCAAAGAATGACTGGTCGGAAAGTTGTTCTTTTGATGGACGGTCTCTCGGCCCATAAATTCGCCTTTGAGGAG AAATCATACTGGAAATGCAAGTGGGCCTCTTATTTGGTGCATGAACATGACCGTGGCTGGGACCCAATATCGACAATGACAATTCTACACGCCATCCGCTGGGCAATCTCTATATGGGAAATTGATTTGGCCGACGATATCTTTACGCACGCCTTTAGAGCGACCATGTCTATAGAAAGCATTGAACGCATCGACAATCGACAAACGATCATGGACATTGAGAACCTGCTGCATCAGTTATATCTTTCAGGCTACGTCTCCGAGCCAATGGACACTAGCCATTTCATAGACCCCGTCGAGGAGAAAGTTGATGATAGCACGCTACATCTCGACGACTCCATATTGTGCCATTTTGAGAACGCTAGCGAATTACAGGAGAGTGCGAGTACTGCTATTCAACCTCTTTCACTAGTTTCAGTGTCCGATGCCTTAGAAGGGCTCTATAAGCTCCGTCTATATGAAGAGCAGCAGGTAATTGCGAATATGGACCTACTGCAGGTCCTTAAACATCATGAAAAGCTACTTCTCCAGAAACAAACTGAATCCCAAC TGTTATATTGA
- the erg6 gene encoding sterol 24-C-methyltransferase (SAM-dependent methyltransferases) — MAPATLEQENHTRDAEFNRVLHGKSSQAQGGFAAMLGGKDAAAQKAAVDEYFKHWDNKDAAEETEEIRAARRAEYATLTRHYYNLATDLYEYGWGTSFHFCRFAQGEPFYQAIARHEHYLAHTMGIKSGMKVLDVGCGVGGPAREICKFTDANIVGFNNNDYQIQRATRYAEREGLSDKLSFVKGDFMQMSFPDNSFDAVYAIEATCHAPELEGVYKEIFRVLKPGGVFGVYEWLMTDEYDNDNAEHRKIRLGIEQGDGISNMVKVSEGLQAFKNAGFEVLHNEDLADRPDAIPWYYPLAGSFKHMTSPWDFFTIARMTWWGRGIAHRFVGALETIGLAPKGTQKTADSLALAGDCLVAGGEKKLFTPMYLMVGRKPE; from the exons ATGGCTCCCGCTACTTTGGAACAAGAGAATCATACTCGTGACGCTGAATTCAACCGCGTCCTTCATGGAAAGTCGTCCCAGGCCCAGGGAGGCTTCGCCGCCATGCTTGGAGGAAAGGACGCCGCTGCGCAGAaggctgctgttgatgaATACTTCAAGCACTGGGACAACAAGGATGCCGCCGAGGAGACTGAGGAGATTCGCGCG GCCCGCCGTGCGGAATATGCTACCTTGACCAGACA TTACTACAACCTGGCGACCGATTTGTATGAATACGGATGGGGTAcatctttccatttctgcCGCTTTGCCCAGGGCGAGCCCTTTTACCAAGCCATTGCCCGTCATGAACACTATCTGGCTCATACCATGGGCATCAAGAGTGGTATGAAGGTCCTCGATGTCGGCTGCGGTGTTGGCGGTCCCGCGCGCGAGATTTGCAAATTCACCGATGCCAACATTGTCGGATTCAACAACAATGATTACCAGATTCAACGTGCCACCCGCTATGCTGAGCGCGAGGGATTGAGCGACAAACTGAGCTTCGTCAAGGGTGACTTTATGCAAATGAGCTTCCCCGATAACTCATTCGACGCTGTCTATGCCATCGAGGCTACATGCCATGCTCCTGAGCTCGAGGGTGTGTATAAGGAGATCTTCCGTGTGCTGAAGCCCGGTGGTGTGTTCGGTGTTTACGAGTGGCTTATGACCGACGAATATGATAACGATAACGCCGAGCACCGCAAGATCCGTCTGGGTATCGAGCAGGGAGATGGTATCTCCAACATGGTCAAGGTGTCTGAGGGCCTTCAGGCCTTCAAGAACGCCGGCTTCGAGGTCCTTCACAATGAAGATTTGGCTGACCGTCCCGACGCTATCCCTTGGTATTACCCTCTTGCTGGGTCATTCAAGCACATGACCTCGCCTTGGGATTTCTTCACGATCGCCCGCATGACATGGTGGGGACGTGGCATCGCTCATCGCTTCGTCGGTGCTTTGGAAACTATTGGACTCGCCCCCAAGGGCACCCAGAAGACCGCCGACAGCTTGGCGTTGGCAGGAGACTGCCTCGTGGCgggtggtgagaagaagCTTTTCACCCCCATGTACCTGATGGTTGGACGCAAGCCCGAGTAA
- a CDS encoding putative aminotransferase (1-aminocyclopropane-1-carboxylate synthase, and related proteins), which produces MSLPETTHSTISQRAQSALVAGSKNLMWDVMNDLWCEKTNPNGYVNVGVAENVLMHDHLLSFINRQLDLPAKLLTYNDGPTGSGRVKRAVSAFVNRHFRPFHPVEPSHLFITNGVSSAIEHVSWAITEPGEAILLGRPYYGTFIPDISLRPGATVIPVSFDDCDPFSLEAVQKYEQALLSFQETTGRKVKGLALCHPHNPLGRCYPRDVLLKLMELCQKYQMHFISDEIYALSVWKNTVDESPKPVDFESALSLDLTGIIDPQLVHVLWGVSKDFGANGLRLGVIISQANRDILAALRNVGLYSYVSGVSEYLVALLLEDVNFTDEYIRLNREKLSENYSFVVQQLKSNGIEYSTGANAAFFIWMNLGKKYHELHPEVKDDEDVSETVMDLLLQKKVFLASGSLFGSERGGWYRIVFSQPQEYLSEAVRRIMAALEA; this is translated from the coding sequence ATGTCGCTGCCAGAAACAACACATTCAACCATCTCCCAAAGGGCACAGAGCGCTCTAGTAGCAGGTTCAAAGAACCTGATGTGGGACGTGATGAATGACCTATGGTGCGAAAAGACAAACCCCAATGGATACGTGAATGTGGGCGTTGCTGAGAATGTCCTGATGCACGATCACCTGCTGAGTTTTATAAACCGGCAACTCGACCTGCCTGCCAAGCTACTCACGTATAATGATGGACCTACTGGGTCAGGGAGAGTTAAACGTGCTGTGTCTGCTTTTGTTAACAGACACTTCCGTCCCTTCCATCCGGTGGAGCCTAGTCATCTGTTTATTACCAACGGTGTTTCGTCGGCAATCGAGCATGTGTCTTGGGCTATAACGGAACCTGGTGAGGCAATTCTTCTGGGAAGACCGTACTATGGGACATTCATACCGGATATATCATTGCGACCTGGAGCAACCGTTATCCCCGTGAGCTTTGATGACTGTGATCCGTTCAGTTTGGAGGCAGTCCAGAAGTATGAACAAGCACTGTTGAGTTTCCAGGAGACGACAGGACGGAAAGTAAAGGGGCTGGCACTCTGCCATCCTCACAATCCACTAGGGCGATGCTACCCCAGAGACGTGCTATTGAAGTTGATGGAACTCTGCCAAAAATACCAGATGCACTTCATCAGTGACGAGATTTATGCATTGTCCGTCTGGAAGAATACCGTTGACGAGAGTCCGAAGCCTGTCGACTTTGAATCTGCCCTTTCGCTTGATCTGACGGGTATCATTGATCCCCAGCTTGTTCATGTACTATGGGGCGTGAGCAAGGACTTTGGCGCCAATGGTCTCCGACTAGGCGTTATCATCTCACAAGCCAATCGTGACATCCTGGCTGCATTAAGGAATGTTGGTCTATATTCTTACGTATCGGGGGTCTCGGAGTATCTGGTAGCTCTCTTGCTTGAAGACGTCAATTTTACGGATGAATATATTCGGTTGAACCGCGAGAAGCTCTCGGAGAACTATTCGTTCGTTGTGCAGCAGCTCAAGAGTAACGGCATTGAATATTCGACTGGAGCCAACGCCGCATTCTTCATTTGGATGAATCTGGGGAAGAAGTATCACGAACTACACCCCGAGGTCaaggacgatgaggatgttaGTGAAACGGTCATGGATCTCTTATTACAGAAGAAAGTCTTCTTGGCTAGTGGCTCCTTGTTCGGCTCAGAGCGTGGTGGATGGTATAGAATAGTCTTCTCACAACCTCAAGAGTATCTGAGTGAGGCTGTACGGAGAATTATGGCCGCACTCGAAGCTTAG
- a CDS encoding uncharacterized protein (predicted protein), with protein sequence MFGRDSKVLKTPSESHPMVEYKPLSDRPSIDIGFPLAQDSEADISTENGVNDTYLTPDCSRRRRRCEGFARTPIKQTFLLLLAGIGLMNIGYQTYWFLRSLKPISCNCGETVSEAIANGCRYDSFAAAWLPPACRNDELIDRFERIYVSMSPREPRSVFSWWLPRSVFI encoded by the exons ATGTTCGGAAGGGATAGCAAAGTATTGAAAACACCAAGCGAAAGCCATCCGATGGTGGAATACAAGCCACTCAGCGACAGACCGAGTATCGATATTGGTTTCCCTCTGGCCCAAGACTCCGAAGCAGATATATCAACAGAGAATGGCGTCAACGACACCTACCTCACCCCCGATTGCTCAAGAAGACGACGTCGTTGTGAGGGTTTCGCCCGTACTCCTATCAAACAAACCTTCCTCCTACTCCTCGCCGGCATCGGTCTCATGAACATAGGATACCAAACCTACTGGTTCCTCCGATCTCTGAAACCAATATCATGCAACTGCGGCGAGACCGTCTCAGAGGCTATTGCCAACGGATGTCGGTACGATTCATTCGCTGCAGCCTGGCTACCTCCAGCGTGCCGGAATGATGAGCTCATCGATCGGTTTGAAC GAATCTACGTTAGTATGAGTCCTCGAGAGCCTCGCAGTGTTTTCAGTTGGTGGCTGCCGAGATCTGTTTTTATTTAA